One window of the Sciurus carolinensis chromosome 8, mSciCar1.2, whole genome shotgun sequence genome contains the following:
- the Stard3nl gene encoding STARD3 N-terminal-like protein, which yields MNQLPNDMENTLTGSQSSHASLRDVHSINPTQLMARIESYEGREKKGISDVRRTFCLFVTFDLLFVTLLWIIELNVNGGIENTLEKEVVQYDYYSSYFDIFLLAVFRFKVLILAYAVCRLRHWWAIALTTAVTSAFLLAKVILSKLFSQGAFGYVLPIISFILAWIETWFLDFKVLPQEAEEENRLLIVQDASERAALIPAGLSDGQFYSPPESEAGSEEEAEEKQDSEKPLLEL from the exons ATGAATCAACTGCCAAACGACATGGAAAATACGCTCACTGGGAGCCAGAGCTCCCACGCTTCTCTGCGTGATGTCCACTCCATCAACCCCACGCAACTCATGGCCAGGATTGAGTCCtatgaaggaagggaaaagaaaggcatATCCGATGTCAGGAGGACTTTCTGTTTGTTTGTCACCTTTGACCTCTTATTTGTAACATTACTGTGGATAATAGAGCTAAat GTGAATGGAGGCATTGAGAACACATTAGAGAAGGAGGTGGTACAGTATGACTACTACTCatcttattttgatatattt cTTTTAGCAGTTTTTCGATTTAAAGTGTTGATACTCGCATATGCTGTATGCAGACTGCGCCATTGGTGGGCAATAGCG TTGACAACAGCAGTGACCAGTGCCTTTTTACTAGCGAAAGTGATCCTTTCAAAG cttttctCCCAAGGGGCGTTTGGCTATGTGCTGCCCATCATTTCATTCATCCTCGCTTGGATCGAGACATGGTTCCTGGATTTCAAAGTGTTACCTCaagaagcagaagaagaaaaca GGCTCCTGATAGTTCAGGATGCGTCGGAGAGGGCAGCCCTCATACCTGCTGGTCTTTCTGATGGTCAGTTTTATTCCCCTCCTGAATCTGAAGCAG GATCTGAAGAAGAAGCTGAGGAAAAACAGGACAGTGAAAAACCGCTTTTAGAACTCTGA